A single genomic interval of Lathyrus oleraceus cultivar Zhongwan6 chromosome 7, CAAS_Psat_ZW6_1.0, whole genome shotgun sequence harbors:
- the LOC127105354 gene encoding probable CCR4-associated factor 1 homolog 7 yields the protein MQLGLPQSDSIQIREVWNDNLEAEFALIREIVDAYPYIAMDTEFPGIVLRPVGSFKNSYDFHYQTLKDNVDMLKLIQLGLTFSDEHGNLPTFRDDDDDRFCIWQFNFREFNVNEDIFANDSIELLRQCGIDFEKNNENGIDARRFGELLMSSGIVLNDSVHWVTFHSGYDFGYLLKLLTCQNLPDTQVGFFNLINMYFPTVYDIKHLMKFCNSLHGGLNKLAELLEVERVGICHQAGSDSLLTSCTFMKLKENFFSGSLERYAGVLYGLGLENGQSTH from the coding sequence ATGCAGCTAGGTTTACCGCAAAGCGATTCGATTCAGATTCGCGAAGTGTGGAACGATAATCTTGAAGCAGAGTTCGCTTTAATTCGGGAAATCGTCGATGCTTATCCTTACATAGCCATGGACACGGAGTTCCCTGGAATTGTTCTTCGTCCTGTTGGTAGTTTCAAAAACAGTTACGATTTCCATTATCAAACCCTAAAAGACAACGTGGACATGCTCAAGCTCATTCAATTGGGTCTCACTTTCTCCGATGAGCATGGGAACCTTCCTACTTTCCGCGACGATGACGATGATAGGTTCTGTATCTGGCAATTCAATTTCAGAGAATTCAATGTGAATGAGGATATTTTTGCAAATGATTCCATAGAGCTTTTGAGACAGTGTGGGATTGATTTCGAGAAGAATAATGAGAACGGTATTGATGCTCGGAGATTCGGTGAGCTTTTGATGTCTTCTGGAATTGTTTTGAATGATAGTGTTCATTGGGTAACTTTTCACAGTGGGTATGATTTTGGTTATTTGTTGAAGTTATTGACTTGTCAGAATTTGCCTGATACACAAGTTGGGTTCTTTAATTTGATCAACATGTATTTCCCTACTGTGTATGATATCAAACATTTAATGAAGTTTTGCAATAGTCTTCATGGAGGGTTGAACAAGCTTGCGGAGTTGTTGGAGGTCGAGAGGGTTGGGATTTGTCATCAAGCAGGCTCCGACAGTTTGCTCACATCGTGTACATTCATGAAATTGAAAGAGAATTTCTTTAGTGGATCTTTGGAGAGATACGCAGGGGTCTTATATGGGTTAGGTCTTGAGAATGGACAGAGTACTCATTAA